Below is a window of Ignavibacteriales bacterium DNA.
GTTTTTTAAAGCATCAAGAATACGCTGAGCTTCCTCTTTTGATATTTTTACATCTTTAGGCTGCTGAGGCTGTTTAGTGTTATCCTGCTTTGATTCTTGATCTTTAGGCTGTGGATTCTGCTGCTGATCCTGTTTATTTTGATCTTTGTTTTGCTGATCCTGATTTTGATTCTGCTGATTCTTTTGATCATCTTTTTTCTGATCATTTTTATTATTCTTATCGTTTTTATCCTTGTCTTTGTCCTTATTCTTAAGCATTTCAAGAGCATATGATAAATTATACTTCGTGTCCTGATCATTCGGATTAAATTTTAGAGCGTTTTTATAAGCTTCAATACTTTGTTCAAGTTTATTTGATTTTAAAAGTGAGTTACCAATGTTGTGAAAAATCTTTGCCTTGCTTTCATCGTCTTTAGCGCCTTCAAAAGCATTAGAGAAAGATTTTATTGCATCATCATATTTCTCTTGTTTGTAATAGGATGTCCCTAAATTAAAATTGGCATCAAAATTTTTCGGTGAACTTTCAACAACTTTTCTAAAATCAACTTCTGAATCAGCATATTTTTTTTCTTCGTACTTATCAACTCCATCATTTAAAATACTTCGGTTAGATTGTGAAAATCCATTTGAGTATAAAAACAAAAACGATAGTAAAAGTAAAATGTTTTTTAAGTTATGTTTATTCATTTTCCTTCTGATTCAATTCCTAATTTTTTATTCAACCTTGTAAAGAAAGGTGAACGTTTATCAGTTATAAAGATTTCAATTAGCAGCAACAATATTGCCGGTATTAAAAAGTAATAAAAACGATCTTCGTAATCAGTAACTTTTTTTACACCATATTCAGATTGTTCCAGTTTAGAAAGATCATTATAAATTTTATCAAGATAATCTTCATAATTATTTCCTTGATAATATTCCCCATTTCCATCTTTAGCTATTTTCTTTAAAATAGTTTCATCAAGCTTTGTTAAAACGGTTTGCCCACTGTTATCCTGCTTAAATCCAACTGAATTACCTCTATTATCATAAACTGGAATCGGAACACCATTTGGAGAGCCTAAACCAATTGTATAAATCTTTATATCCTTATCCGTTGCATCTTCAACAGATTTATCTATATCGCCTTCGTGATCTTCCCCATCAGTTATAACGATAATTGCTTTATCTGTGTTTGCAGAATCAAATGATTGAACGGCCATAGTTATTGCAGATGCAATCGCTGTTCCAGGCTGTGGGACTGAGTTAAAATCAACGGCAGAAAGAAATAAATTTGCAGCAGAGTAATCTGTAGTTAATGGAAATTGTATGTACGCTTCACCGGAAAAAATAATCAATCCAATTCTATCGCCACGTAATTTTTGTATAAGATTTGAAATCTGATACTTTGCTTTTTCCAATCTGTTGGGTTTGATATCTTCAGCCTGCATGCTTCTTGATACATCAAGCAAAATGTAAACATCAATTCCGGTTTGCTTAACTTCCTGCATCTTAGTTCCAACTTGTGGATTTGCAAACGCAAGAATAAGTAAGGCTAATGATGTTAGAATTAACCCAAATTTTATTTTCGATTTTATTCCACTAAAAGAATACATAATAGATTTCTGCAAATCTATTTCAGCAAATTTCTCAAGCAGCCTTTTCCTGTTCCTGTTAAATAGGATGTAAAGAACAATTAATACTGGAATCAACCAAAGTGCATTTAAATATTCCGAATTAGCAAATTTAAACATTATGGCAGTTTCCTTAATATTGTTTTGGAAGCTATCAATTCTAGCAACAACAATACAACTCCTATTCCCAGCCATCCGGCAAAAAGTTCTTTTGCGTTCCGGTATGATGTAATTTCAATTTTTGTTTTTTCCATCTTGTCAATCTTATTATAGATATCTTCAAGTGCACGATTATTAGTAGCTCGGAAATATTCACCGCCAGTTTGTTCAGCAATTTTTTTTAATATTGCTTCATCAATTTCAACAGGAACCATTTGGTATCTGGTACCAAATGGAGTTTGAACAGGATAAGGTGCTTCACCACGCGTTCCAACACCAATTGTATAAATTCTTATTCCAAAAGTGGATGCAATTTCTGCTGCTGATATTGGGTCAACTTCACCAGCATTGTTTACTCCATCAGTTAAAAGAATTATCACTCGGCTTTCAGCATCGCTATCTTTTAATCTATTAATCCCATTTGCTATTCCATTCCCTATTGCAGTTCCATCTTCAATCATACCAGTTCTAATATCACCAAGGAGATTTCTAAGAACAGAATAATCAATCGTTAGCGGACACTGTGTAAAAGCCTCGCGAGAAAAAATAACTAAGCCAATCCTGTCTGTAGTTCTCGCGCTAACAAATTTATCAATCACGTTTTTTGCAGCAGACAAACGATTTGGTTTGAAGTCCTCAGCAAGCATACTGCCGGAAATATCCAGCACCATCGCAATATCAATTCCCTCTGCGTTAATGCTTTGTCCAGCAGAAAAATTTTGTGGACGTGCAAGTGCAATAATTAAAAATATTAATGCAAGCATTCTTAATGCAAATGGAAAGTGCCTTAATCTTTCCCTAAAAGTAGCGGGAATTTTTTCAAACATCTTTAAAGATGAATAACTAATTGCCGCTTGTTTCTTTCTTCCTTTCCAGATGTACCAGGCGATTAATAATGGAATAGATGATAGGAAATAAAGAACCCAAAGGTATGCAAATGAAATATCTTTAAACATTTGCAGCCTCTTTTAACTCAGGTTCAACTTCACTTTCTTTTTGAACCGACATTGTTCTGTGAATTATTTCGTTTGCTTGAGTCATCATTTCAAAGTTTACACTTTCAAGTGGTGTGAATTTTGCAAACTTCACCAAATCTGCATTATTAAAAAATTGTGCTGTAATATCTATTACTTTGATACCTTGCGGATGTTTACTTAAAAGTTTTAATGATTCTGTAGTTGTTCGTTCTAATGCAGGCAAGCTGAATTGTTTTTCAAAATATTCACGAATGATTTCTGTAATCTTTGAATGATAATCTTTTACAAATCCTTTTTGCCACAATTCTTCTTTTTCAAGTTGATCAAGTTTGCGAAGTGCTAACTGATGCGAGAGAAGTTTTTCCTCTTTCTTTTGAATCATTATTTCTTGTTTACGTTTTAAATATTTCTTGTAAACAAAATAATATACTAACACAGAAATAATCGTAAATGCAATCAAAATGTAGATTAGAAATGTGAAATCAAACGGTCTGATAGGCGGTTTAATATCCTTTATTTCCTCCTTAACATCTACATTAACACGATGAACATTGAATGTAATACTGTTCGATAAAATAAATTTTAAAGTGGTATCACCCTTTGTTCTGTATTCAATTTTTATAGGTGGAATCGTTACTTCCGCTGAATCGAAACGAGATAAGACGAAAAGGTATTTTACTGTTTTTCCATTTTCATTTTCTTCCACTATTGGATCAGAAACTCCAAGTACATCAGTATTCTTTAATGAATCTTTAAAAAATGGATTTATGATGTAAACATTTTTATCCATTTCTAAAGAAAGAGAGTATTTAATTTGATCACCAATCATGTAATCAGAAGTATCAGTAGAAGCAGTTGCACTGATCTGTTGAGCAAAAAGTCTGAAACTAATTGTAAAAAACAGAATTAAGAAAATATTTTTTACCATCTTTTCTCACGTCTTCTAAAAAATTGCACCAGAGGTTGGATGTAATTAGATCCTGTGGTTAATTCAATTCTGTCAAGCCGGCTTTTTACAAAAATAGAATTTCTCACTTTCTCACTTGCTTTGCGATCAGAAATCATTTGTGAACGAACTCTTTTACTGCTGGTATCGATCCATCGCTCAGCTCCGGTTTCAGAATCAACAAGTTTTACCAATCCAATGTTCGGAATTTCTTTTTCGCGTCTATCATCTAAAACAATTCCAATTAAATCATGTTTTCTTCCAACAATTCTTAAAATCTTTTCATAACCTTCATCCATAAAATCAGATATTAAAAATGCAATTGATTTTTTCTTGATTGCATTATTCATGTATTCTAATGCGCCTTTAAGATTAGTAGCCTTACCTTCCGGTTCAAAGGATAGAACTTCACGAATAATTCTTAAAACGTGTTTCTTCCCTTTTCTAGGTGGCACAAATTTTTCAATTTTATCAGTAAATAAAATAAGTCCAACTTTATCGTTATTCTTTAAAGCAGAAAATGCAAGTATTGCACTTAACTCAGCAGCAATTCTTTGTTTGGTTTTGGAAATTGATCCGAACATTAATGAACCACTTAAATCAACCATAAGCATTACAGTTAGCTCTCGTTCCTCTTCAAATACTTTAATGTATGGATGTCCGAATCGTGCGGTTACATTCCAATCGATGTTTCTGATGTCATCACCAAATTGATATTCACGCACCTCAGAAAATTCCATTCCGCGTCCTTTAAAAACAGAATGATATTCACCTGAAAAAACCTGATTGACAAGTCCTTTAGTGCGTATTTCAATTTGTCTAACTTGTTTTAAAAGTTCTTTAGTAAGCATAATTATGGAACAACTACTTTGTTCAATATTTCTTGAATTACATTTTCACTTGTAATTTCTTCAGCTTCTGCTTCATAAGTAACAGCAACACGATGTCTTAAGACATCAAGACAAATAGCTCTTACATCTTCAGGAATTACATAACCTCTGCGTTTTATAAATGCCATTGCTTTAGCACCGATAGCAAGATTAATTGTAGCTCTTGGCGATGCTCCATAACTAATTAGTTCAGCAAGATTATTAATTCCAAACGCCTTGGGATTACGTGTAGCAAAAACTATATCAAGAATATATTTTTCAATTTTTTCATCAATATAAACTTCATTTAATAAGTGGCGTGCTTTTAATATTTGATCAGGAGAAACAACTGGATTTATTTTAGTTTCTACCAAACTCATGTTCTGCCTCATTATCGCAAGTTCTTCGGCTCTTTCAGGATAAGTGATAACAACCTTTAGCATAAACCTATCTACCTGTGCTTCTGGTAAAGGATAAGTTCCTTCTTGCTCAATTGGGTTTTGGGTCGCAAGAACTAAAAACGGTTCTTCAAGTTTAAAGGTTGACTCACCAATAGTAATTTGTCGTTCTTGCATTGCTTCTAACAAAGCGCTTTGTACTTTTGCGGGTGCACGGTTAATTTCATCAGCAAGAATAAAGTTTGAAAAGATTGGGCCTTTACGAATAAGAAAATTTCCATCTTTCTGATTATATATTTGTGTACCAATCAAATCGGCGGGAAGTAAATCCGGTGTAAATTGGATTCTTTGAAACTTTGCTGTCATTGCGGCAGCTAAGGTTTTAATGGCAAGAGTTTTTGCAAGTCCCGGAACGCCTTCAAGTAAAACGTGTCCGTTGCCAAGTAATCCAATTACCAATCTTTCAACCATTACTTTTTGGCCAACAATAACTTTACCGATTTCACTCATCAGTAAATCAATAAAAGCACTCTCGTTTTTTATTTTTTCATTTAA
It encodes the following:
- a CDS encoding tetratricopeptide repeat protein, with product MNKHNLKNILLLLSFLFLYSNGFSQSNRSILNDGVDKYEEKKYADSEVDFRKVVESSPKNFDANFNLGTSYYKQEKYDDAIKSFSNAFEGAKDDESKAKIFHNIGNSLLKSNKLEQSIEAYKNALKFNPNDQDTKYNLSYALEMLKNKDKDKDKNDKNNKNDQKKDDQKNQQNQNQDQQNKDQNKQDQQQNPQPKDQESKQDNTKQPQQPKDVKISKEEAQRILDALKNNEKDLQKLLRKKSGKVKKTDKDW
- a CDS encoding VWA domain-containing protein — encoded protein: MFKFANSEYLNALWLIPVLIVLYILFNRNRKRLLEKFAEIDLQKSIMYSFSGIKSKIKFGLILTSLALLILAFANPQVGTKMQEVKQTGIDVYILLDVSRSMQAEDIKPNRLEKAKYQISNLIQKLRGDRIGLIIFSGEAYIQFPLTTDYSAANLFLSAVDFNSVPQPGTAIASAITMAVQSFDSANTDKAIIVITDGEDHEGDIDKSVEDATDKDIKIYTIGLGSPNGVPIPVYDNRGNSVGFKQDNSGQTVLTKLDETILKKIAKDGNGEYYQGNNYEDYLDKIYNDLSKLEQSEYGVKKVTDYEDRFYYFLIPAILLLLIEIFITDKRSPFFTRLNKKLGIESEGK
- a CDS encoding VWA domain-containing protein — translated: MFKDISFAYLWVLYFLSSIPLLIAWYIWKGRKKQAAISYSSLKMFEKIPATFRERLRHFPFALRMLALIFLIIALARPQNFSAGQSINAEGIDIAMVLDISGSMLAEDFKPNRLSAAKNVIDKFVSARTTDRIGLVIFSREAFTQCPLTIDYSVLRNLLGDIRTGMIEDGTAIGNGIANGINRLKDSDAESRVIILLTDGVNNAGEVDPISAAEIASTFGIRIYTIGVGTRGEAPYPVQTPFGTRYQMVPVEIDEAILKKIAEQTGGEYFRATNNRALEDIYNKIDKMEKTKIEITSYRNAKELFAGWLGIGVVLLLLELIASKTILRKLP
- a CDS encoding DUF58 domain-containing protein gives rise to the protein MLTKELLKQVRQIEIRTKGLVNQVFSGEYHSVFKGRGMEFSEVREYQFGDDIRNIDWNVTARFGHPYIKVFEEERELTVMLMVDLSGSLMFGSISKTKQRIAAELSAILAFSALKNNDKVGLILFTDKIEKFVPPRKGKKHVLRIIREVLSFEPEGKATNLKGALEYMNNAIKKKSIAFLISDFMDEGYEKILRIVGRKHDLIGIVLDDRREKEIPNIGLVKLVDSETGAERWIDTSSKRVRSQMISDRKASEKVRNSIFVKSRLDRIELTTGSNYIQPLVQFFRRREKRW
- a CDS encoding MoxR family ATPase, coding for MSEIGKVIVGQKVMVERLVIGLLGNGHVLLEGVPGLAKTLAIKTLAAAMTAKFQRIQFTPDLLPADLIGTQIYNQKDGNFLIRKGPIFSNFILADEINRAPAKVQSALLEAMQERQITIGESTFKLEEPFLVLATQNPIEQEGTYPLPEAQVDRFMLKVVITYPERAEELAIMRQNMSLVETKINPVVSPDQILKARHLLNEVYIDEKIEKYILDIVFATRNPKAFGINNLAELISYGASPRATINLAIGAKAMAFIKRRGYVIPEDVRAICLDVLRHRVAVTYEAEAEEITSENVIQEILNKVVVP